One region of Prosthecobacter vanneervenii genomic DNA includes:
- a CDS encoding tetratricopeptide repeat protein: MPDWRLTGRALRPCWLFALAALFSSPDSGHAAPAADLSLGVRAADASDLQISPAAATRADVMAHFSAALQFESSGKLRQALEHYLAVFKADPGNPELASHTAGIAMQFQGRPAAIKILQDAVQASPRSPAPLLNLVRFASTYPPEDLFEKDEVPTKALAEALAKFPSHAEVYEVAVMLHLTHKERDKAIEVMTQAANQDSRDPHYWLATGRTAERVWPLGQAEYSQEYRQRVEPFFENALKTAGKADAEQITLEVARQYLLTNNNERARQLCEKLSAEHQNIEARKLLYRLYVAAEQKEKALATLEQIVKQAPNDAEQQRLLAVEYDKLKQPEKAIPHLEAAIQAGGGEFGDYIKLGWELYQTQKFEDMIRVGQRTARLFPDQPLVHYQLAIAHRAREEWAPSIQHFAQAEQHANATQSELLDHLFYYQFGITLERVARYEDASRMLEKSITLTPREEAKAAANTMNFLGYMWLDVGTHLDKAGELISKANELMPDQPAYIDSLGWFHYKKGNYPAALKELQRAESLLQPVSPEDAEILEHVGLTHQALGDKAKALDYLERAAALKTPDDKIRKRIEDELKKMKSGASSSDTQKK, encoded by the coding sequence ATGCCTGATTGGCGCCTCACCGGCAGGGCTCTGCGGCCCTGCTGGCTGTTCGCTCTAGCCGCCCTTTTCAGCTCTCCAGATTCAGGCCATGCCGCCCCTGCGGCGGATCTGTCTCTGGGAGTCAGGGCGGCAGATGCATCAGACCTGCAGATCTCGCCAGCGGCCGCCACACGAGCGGACGTTATGGCGCATTTTAGTGCTGCGCTCCAGTTTGAATCCTCTGGAAAACTGCGCCAGGCGCTGGAGCACTACCTGGCTGTTTTCAAGGCCGATCCGGGGAATCCGGAGCTCGCATCCCACACCGCCGGGATAGCCATGCAGTTCCAAGGCCGTCCGGCTGCCATCAAAATCCTGCAGGATGCTGTGCAGGCCAGCCCGCGCTCTCCCGCGCCGCTGCTCAATCTGGTACGCTTTGCCAGCACCTACCCGCCCGAAGACCTCTTTGAAAAAGACGAGGTCCCCACCAAGGCGCTCGCCGAGGCCCTGGCCAAATTTCCCTCACACGCCGAAGTCTATGAGGTGGCGGTCATGCTGCACCTCACGCACAAAGAGCGCGACAAAGCCATCGAGGTGATGACCCAGGCCGCCAACCAAGACAGCCGCGATCCTCACTACTGGCTGGCCACTGGCCGTACCGCAGAGCGTGTGTGGCCGCTGGGACAGGCGGAGTACAGCCAGGAATACCGCCAGCGCGTGGAGCCCTTCTTTGAAAATGCGCTCAAAACCGCCGGCAAGGCCGATGCGGAGCAGATCACTCTCGAAGTCGCACGCCAGTACCTGCTGACAAACAACAACGAGCGCGCCCGCCAGCTTTGCGAAAAGCTCTCCGCCGAGCATCAGAACATCGAAGCCCGCAAGCTGCTATACCGCCTCTACGTCGCGGCGGAGCAGAAAGAAAAAGCGCTCGCCACCCTGGAGCAGATCGTCAAGCAGGCACCCAACGACGCCGAGCAGCAGCGCCTGCTGGCCGTGGAATACGACAAGCTCAAGCAGCCGGAAAAAGCCATCCCTCACCTGGAGGCCGCCATCCAGGCCGGTGGCGGAGAGTTTGGCGACTACATCAAGCTCGGCTGGGAACTCTACCAGACGCAAAAGTTTGAGGACATGATCCGCGTGGGCCAGCGCACCGCACGCCTTTTCCCCGATCAGCCGCTCGTCCATTACCAGCTGGCCATCGCCCACCGCGCGCGTGAGGAGTGGGCGCCCTCCATCCAGCACTTCGCCCAGGCGGAGCAGCATGCCAATGCCACTCAAAGCGAACTGCTCGACCACCTTTTCTACTACCAGTTTGGCATCACGCTGGAGCGCGTGGCCCGCTACGAGGATGCCTCGCGCATGCTGGAAAAATCCATCACGCTCACGCCACGCGAGGAGGCCAAGGCCGCCGCCAACACCATGAACTTCCTCGGCTACATGTGGCTGGATGTGGGCACCCATCTCGACAAGGCGGGCGAGCTCATCTCCAAGGCCAATGAGCTGATGCCCGACCAGCCCGCCTACATCGACAGCCTCGGCTGGTTCCACTACAAGAAGGGCAACTACCCTGCTGCGCTCAAGGAGCTCCAGCGCGCTGAATCTCTCCTGCAACCCGTGTCCCCCGAGGACGCCGAAATCCTCGAACACGTCGGCCTCACCCATCAGGCGCTGGGAGACAAGGCCAAAGCCCTCGACTACCTCGAACGCGCCGCCGCCCTCAAGACGCCCGACGACAAAATCCGCAAGCGCATCGAGGACGAGCTCAAGAAAATGAAGAGCGGCGCATCCAGCTCCGACACGCAGAAGAAGTAG
- a CDS encoding AURKAIP1/COX24 domain-containing protein has translation MGSLKKRRKTKINKHKRKKRMRANRHKKRLRYKS, from the coding sequence ATGGGATCGCTCAAAAAGCGGAGAAAAACGAAGATCAACAAGCACAAGCGCAAGAAGCGCATGCGCGCGAACCGTCACAAGAAGCGTTTGCGCTACAAGTCGTAA
- the hisG gene encoding ATP phosphoribosyltransferase, with translation MSEPKNILRLGLPKGSLQEPTLELFKRAGFNIVVSSRSYRPSVDDSELELRLLRAQEIGRYVDHGFLDCGITGRDWIVENGADVEVITDLRYSKATSWPTRWVLVVPNDSPVKTVKDLQGKRIATEAVEMTKKYLASHGVEAEVEFSWGATEVKVPEMVDAIVDITETGSSLRANKLRIVDTLMESYPQFVSSRPAARDEWKRQKMETLVLLLKGALEARHKVGLKMNVPAGKLQEVVASLPSQRSPTVSTLASQEWVAVETVIDEATVRVIIPRLKSLGAEGIVEYPLNKVVH, from the coding sequence ATGTCCGAACCGAAGAACATCCTACGCCTTGGCCTGCCCAAAGGCAGCCTGCAGGAGCCGACGCTTGAATTGTTCAAGCGCGCGGGGTTCAACATCGTCGTTTCCTCCCGTTCCTACCGCCCTTCCGTGGATGATTCCGAGCTGGAACTCCGCCTGCTGCGCGCCCAGGAAATCGGTCGCTATGTAGATCACGGTTTCCTGGACTGCGGCATCACCGGCCGCGACTGGATCGTGGAAAACGGTGCCGACGTCGAAGTCATCACCGACCTGCGCTACAGCAAGGCCACCTCCTGGCCCACCCGCTGGGTGCTCGTGGTGCCAAATGATTCCCCGGTCAAGACCGTCAAGGATCTTCAGGGCAAGCGCATCGCCACGGAAGCCGTGGAGATGACCAAGAAATACCTCGCCTCCCATGGAGTGGAAGCCGAGGTGGAATTCAGCTGGGGAGCCACCGAGGTGAAGGTGCCCGAGATGGTGGATGCCATCGTGGACATCACCGAGACAGGCTCGTCCCTGCGCGCGAACAAGCTGCGCATCGTGGACACGCTGATGGAAAGCTACCCCCAATTTGTCTCCAGCCGGCCCGCCGCCCGTGATGAATGGAAACGGCAGAAGATGGAGACGCTCGTGCTGCTGCTCAAAGGTGCGCTCGAGGCCCGCCACAAGGTGGGTCTCAAAATGAACGTGCCCGCAGGCAAGCTGCAGGAGGTGGTCGCGAGCCTGCCTTCGCAGCGCTCACCCACCGTCTCCACATTGGCCAGCCAGGAATGGGTGGCCGTGGAAACGGTCATTGACGAAGCCACCGTGCGGGTGATCATCCCGCGGCTGAAGTCACTGGGGGCCGAGGGTATCGTGGAATACCCGCTGAACAAAGTCGTCCACTAG